The DNA segment TCTGGTGCAGGGCATGAAGACCAGGGCCGGTGAGGTGGTGTTTCTGGAGGACGTGCTGGACGAGGCTCGGGCCAGGATGCTCAACAACATGAGCCAATCAAACAGTAAGCCTGTCACACATTAGGCAGTTatataacagtaaaagagtAAATAAATACTTATGTGTCCTTTAAGTACTGTTATGTGCctttctccaaaagttgattcttttcatctgggcaaagtgttttcagtgggagaaacgtttcgtcactcattcaagtgacttcttcagtctcagctgactgcaggtttccccagtcttataaacttggatgagtgacgaaacgtttctcccactgaaaacgctacgcccagatgaaaagaatcaacttttggagatttacttacctggatgattgagaatgcatcaagacgttatgtgcctttaaaaacaaaatcagcactTCAGTCCTCAATCGACTGGTGTGCAGGAGTTTTGCTTTTATCTGTAATTGTTGTCAATTGCATTTTGCAACAAGAAGATGGCGCTCTTCTCTAAAATGAGcttgatttacatttttatgtgatgagcagggatgggtattgataagattttcacgattcagattccattttcgattctgtttaacgattcgattctttatcgattcttttttttttttttttttttttaaaggagaacaCAAAGGTCGaatagcttagaactttgttttatatcttctctttgaacaagatagaaatttaggagtagcatggccttacaaacccaacagtgagatcttaagagatccttaagagatccacagcctatggctcttccatggggtgtcacagggtccccgggggaaaaaattgtaaatgtaaaataataaaataaatactcttctgtagcaataacaaagtataacataaattattctgtagcaattacacaagaatatccagtaatgtccctgccgacaattaaacacattcactcaaaataggggcatctgctgtggcaaatgggtgcaagcctttaaccacaaacttagtcactgctcggtgacattcgtctatcctggcctgaaaggagacgctactggtagactgcagcgagaactgccagcatctgagccagactctgtctctctcatcatggtcacctaaatgcacagtaatggcaggttttgtaataaggcagatcgcgctaacataatatgcactgttagttgattatttacctgccgcattaacgggagaggacgtgcaaacgttagcgctgctgctgggttgagattcacgagtccggagcggaattaaaaacacgacattgatttaaggtcatcgcgtgttttgtgagcaaatgcttttgcatattcgtagtgtttcctcccttaaatgaaatatctacttagtattgcaagttgccctgttgtcatccgttctcgtaaagttaTAAACAAATTTTTGAGCGTTTAAGCCGCTTACGCGCTGTGtctcctgccaggtaaatgacgctacgcaacgtggtgacgtcattcggggcgactggaatcgataagggaatcgtttgcaaaaatggcaaacaatggcaaacaataaaaaagaaattgaaacagtgggaaccggttctcaacaagaaccggttttcgatacccatccctagtctgaAATCTATCCTCCTGTAAGCAGCTAAGCACATTTTTCTCCCACAATGAACTACACATGCCAAAAAAGGAGTGGTCAGAGTTGATAAGAGCTGAAACTACTTGTAGATGGTTAAGGCCTTTAGAAAAATGCCTCCTTAAAAAAGTACAAAGACTGGTATGTATTGTGACATATTATTGAACTGAGACACATTCTTATCGTTGACTCAACACTTACTTATTCCATGATTACTGTGGGATTGGCACATGTCAGAACAAGGGCTGTTTTGTTGTGTCACTGACTAAATTTAAATCTTTCCACAGCAACAAAGGAATTGGAAAACCCAGAGGACACTGCAGAGAAAGTAGGAATCAGTGCCCTAATAATCCAGgtttagtatttttatttaataatactGCTAGTATTCAGCAACCAGCAGCTTCATTcattgatctgtgtgtgtgattaatgTTATGATTGGGAGTTTCAGGTCTTTAAGTCAGACCGATAATAACATATTGGCCATTAACTGATATTCTAAGTTTGCTAAATGTTCAAAATTAGTGGTCATAAAGATCTAAAAGAATAATGTAAATCACatatttgttaaataattaaGACTTTGTTTCAATagtacaaaagaaaataaacaagattATTACACTGTCAAGTATAATATTCCACCACTGGCTGCTTCATTTCTCGGTCTTAGTGATGATGCGGTGACTCCTCCTTTCAGGAGTTTTAGCAttaaagcaacattttttttttcttagtttctGGCCTTCATCGGGCCTATCACAAGCCAAAACCCATCAGTTAAGCAGTAAAGTCCTGTTGATGCATTACCTTTCTCACACCtttcctcctctctgtgcaCTTTGCAAGTAGGCGTTAACGTGCCTGAAAACTCTGTTTTAGGACTTCAAAGGCCCCCTGCAGTCAGACTATAAGTTTAActgggaccggatgctgcaggcTCAGGGTGACACTGGTGTCTTCCTTCAGTACACACATGCTCGACTCTGCAGGTCTGAGATTTCTAGTATTGATACGTTTTCATTTTGGATCCTCTATCCATTAATCTATTCAgtcatttattttggaaattgAGAAATAACAGAGAAACATTTGAAAGACTTAACACTTTAGATGCATGTCTGACATCCTTAATTCCAAAAGGTCAACAGGATATTTGTCATGTGATTCACATATAATCCTGTTATTACAgtttaaagcagacaaacaaagGTGTAGAGGCAGTTGCCTTCGACCCATCTCTTCTATCTGAGCAGACGTGTACTGCCATCCTACAGCACCTCCTTCGGCAAGCACTTTCTGAACATCTGTTCATTTGTCAATGTCAATATTTGTTCTACGTTTACAAAACTGTCCCTTCTTTATTTGCAGTTATGACGAGGTATTGTACCAGTCAGCTCAGGATCTGCAACCTAAGCACCTTGTCAACTTCTTGCTGAAGCTGTGGTAAGGGACAGGATGCCAGTCGTGCTACTTGGCAAGCCCTTACAGTCATAAGTTAACATTAGTAGTAAATATGTACAGAGGTGTGTCCTTACTCTCTTTCGTGTCTTCCAGCCACCTGATTGCTTCAGCGCACAGAGAGCTGCCGGTAAAAGGAAGCCCTGAGGCTGTTGCACaggtacaaagaaaacagagttaaGTAAACTTGTTTCTCCTCTTAAACCTGCCAAAAATACTACATTGAACAGCCACAATggagttgatttttgtatagCCTTTTAATGCATGGTTCTATAAGTTCTTATGCAACAACCTGTTCTTCTCACACATGAACATATTAAGAGAAACTGGCTGGGACATTGTCTGAAACTGCCAAATTAGCACAGTCACATGCACCACAAGCTTTGTACTGAGGAGGTGACAGGTTGAGGGGCATTTACTGTCTGATTTGACAGTTTTGGAAATTTTTCAAGATTTTAAAAGGTCTAGAAAATTAATTATAGCTACATTCTGGCAAGAATACCCAAGAGATTTATACCAAGAAAATTACATGAAAATGAATAACAGAAGTGCTTATTAGTGGGGTTCAAAGATGAAATTTGGACAAAGTTAAAGATGCCTTACCCCTCACGGGACTCTTCTTTGACTAATCAAACATTGTGTTTGCTTGTAGAAAACATTGGTCAGCCAATagaattagagctgggcgatagaacgataacgatatgtatcgcgatataacttttactcgatagagaaattaagctatcgcgatagacctcgccgctcttgtcctcttaaaaaaaaaaaaaaggtcagccgatccaaattcagtagcgcagagccgaaccaatcacagccgcagcgtcacgtcgcgtgacttgttacgtacagcacaagtgccaagccgcacgtgtgtttgtttgggaagcagccagcgggtaatggagccagcgcataatggaggaaatgcgtgtgccgactagaaaaatcaaccgagcgtgaccgaagagaaaacagatgatggttccaatgccggagagattgttgaacggaagagccatagaagttccgtagtgtgaaggtatttcggctatttcaagtctgacaaaaaacagagtagcgtgcactgtaaattgtgccgaaagcaagtctggaaatacaataaactggtgcatgcgtcacactgtgcgccacgttattgtttcggtgaaatgaatttctacaatactgttactgttaattctactctctgcagtgtttaaatgcttacatatacacacagttactgtccctccacacatacgactcggttctgcttctatgccccagctttgtttactttttcccaccgaggcttctagacttctgattggccaacatttctgcacggttaggaatctagcgccacctgctgctttggcatgttcatagcagcgttttctttcatttctgcctttatgtgtggacgggattattttttaaaacgaaaacggaaaatctccgttttcaaaaatacccgtgtacgtgtggacgtagcctcagtctctgactggaagcgctaattcgtcattcggcttttgtcagactaaagtaactgttaaaactgtttgaaaagctaagctatacaacaaggagagattgagaatttccttttagttctcagtttacttgatattgacaaaagttagtcagttttgtctgttcttctgtaaaacaaactaagatttatttttagaattaatactttatttctaagtggaattgacaatttagtctgtttcgtttgttctattttgaaacttaaacgctttagcggctgccttttgtgtagtttgcaatatttgcctttatttatctgaaaaagtctcatgttccttaagtacatctaccctgttgaacttattatgggaaataaatatttaaaaacaagctgctgattatttcacattttacttgtgagcaacggcacatttaaatcttacaaatatagttatttggcttatatcgtgatagatatcgttatcgcctgaaatgaaaaaaacatcgtgatatgaaaaaatctcatatcgcccagctctacataGAATTTCTGTTTAATAGTAGGAGCACTGCTTACAGATATCAGCATAATGAAAACATAGATGGTCTATACTAATATCAGTGGTAGATACTTAGGTTTGTCAGTGCAATTGTAAGCCTGACAAATGTTAAAGTGTAAAAAGCTACCTTATTATCAAGGGATCAACACAGTAGCTTCAcatattttggctttttttttttttttttttttttttaaatacccttCCTGATGTCTTCTCTCTAGAGTCCAACTCATTCACATATTTGACTGATAACTAAATGATCCCCATCTTTTGGTAGCCGGTCAAATATGTGAATCACTACATGAGTCTTTAAAATATGCTATACTGATCTCTTTGTTTCCCTGCGAGAACTGATTGTATTTGCAGTCACTGTTACATCTGTCACTACATATGTAAGGGCATTGCTAACAACAGTTTTGCAACCTGAAAACTGCTTCATTCTCCTCATATCCACAGGCAAGGTTACGACTGTTCAGCGGAGCATGCTCAGTCCTGGCCAACGGGATGAGAATCCTGGGCATCACACCagtaaacaaaatgtaaaaaccacATCGGTGTGTGTCAGTGTTCTTTTCAGTGCTGCAACTATTGTTGATTTGTATTCTAAAAACAGAGCCTTatattgtcaaaataaaattatgctAGTCTGTAGGATTGGGTCTAGTCTGTATTCAGAAAAACACTTCTCTGCTAATAAAAACTGTACAATTACCTTCATTACGAGACAACACTGAagtgattaaaacaaacaaaaaaaaaatattagaaaacaaGATGGGGGAGGTGGATTATGCATGCAGTCTGTGATTTGGGCACATTCAGAGTAAGGACTAAGTGATTTGGAGTTAAGTCACTCGTATTGCACAGTTTAAAGACCAATTATTAACactggattattaaataaaataaagacaatataGTActcccaatttaaaaaaaaaacaaaacacacagggaGCATAATAGTAAACCCCTTATGCTACTTATTGTGGCTGAAGATTGGATTCCAATTCCAAGAATTCACCGGTTAGGGTATAGATTCGCGAGCTTACTGGTAGCTAGCTATAAGCAGTTtccaaaaaaaaactacaaaaaacccaaactcccccaccccctttttataaaaaacaaaaaacccactaaGATTCTTCAAAGTATTCAGAGACTCAGTTCACGGTTCCATCTGATGACGTCGACACAAAGCAGATCCAACTCTAACCTCAAATGAGGAAAGGCTTCCTTGATCCTGGTCCAGCATAGAAATGTCTGATGTCAGTCAGCACCTCACACAGAAATTAGTTTCTGTTTGTCTTCTAAATTTGTATCCTTCCAGGTTAATCTGGATGTGTCTTGCTTTGGAAGTCCATACAGGTATATGGAAATGCAGACAAAGAATGCTCCAGAGGCAAACGTCATAGCTGCACAGGAGggtaaaaaagcaaaatgacatttccattattaaaaataaataaaaaaggaagattAATGGTTTTAATGAAAGCCGGTGTATACCAAATCATTTCATATAAAAACATAGTCAAACCTTCTGTTAGTttcaaaatggaaagaaaacatgcagGGAGGCTGAAAGGTAGCACTGACTGTTGccaatatttttaattatgtgAATCTAAGCTGCTGTGCACAGTGTTTTAAGCTGTTAATGTCAATAATAGAGTATAATTGAGGCTTTAAGCTACTTTTCAAAACTTTTCTAGAAAGTTACAGGAGACTGTGGGATCTGCAAAGTGTTACTGGATGTTTTACACAGATAAAAGAGGGACGAAGCAACACGATTTTGACCATTAGTAAAAatttgtgtttatatatttaatatctGATTCCAAGAGTGATCTACTCTATATTTGACCCACTACTTTATCAAGTACTAGAGAGGTTTACAGttcaaataaaagaacaaaaatcatTAACCACAATATACTCTTACTTAATGAATTGGCTGGATTCAAACTGTGGTTATGAGAAACTTACTTATTTGTAGTCCAAACAAGATTACAGATGCCACCATTGAGAGGACAattgcagctgcagcagaaaagcCTTTCATGATGTTATCAGTGTACTTCACTACCACTGATGTGTACAGGCCACCTACACTGGCCAAGACTGAAAGCACAAGCAGAGCAGAGTCAGACAAAAGGTACAAGGAAAGTAAAAGAAAGGTACTTCTTCCTCAAGATGTCATACTTACATACTACAAAGAACACCCAAGGTGTGTAACCAAAGAAGAATCCTTTCTCCATGACCCTCTCTCCATCAGTCATGTAAACACCAATCAAGGTGATCACTATGCCGGACAGGTACATCTGAATGTTTCTCACCCACAGGGATGTCTCTGAGCTCTTCAACACTTTCTCAAAGTACACACCTTAAAGTAAATACCAGACTGTCAGATTCAAAGGTTCAAAGTACAGcagcagtaaaagtaaaatcCATCTACTTTAGAGAAAATATCATCAGGCATGTGTGCAGATTGTGGGTTTTGTTGGCGTTTTCTTAGTTGCCAAACGTATTTCTGGATTTTACTTGACAGTTAAGCCAATACTGAAAGTCAAATCATCAGCACTGGTCTTACCTGCAAAACCAGAGCAAAGGACAGCAACTGCAATGGCAATGAACCCAATAACAGGATTCTGTTCAATCTGTGAAAAAAGGATCAATGATGAACTACAGAACAGATGATACAGCTTGTAAAttaaagagatttttaaaatgaatgttaatTTACTGCTAGTGGTATCACAGGAAATTAAGAGTGGTTTACTGAGTAACCAGGATAGTGTAACATGCCGCCCCACCTGAACTTTAGTGGCCTCCGCAGGTTTCCACTGAACCAGTGTAACGCCTCCACAGAGCATAAAGACGGAAAACCATTGCAGCCGGTTGAGAGAGCGGTTCAGCATGAGCACTGTACACAAGGCTGTGCATGGGATCTTCAGCTGATAGG comes from the Astatotilapia calliptera chromosome 15, fAstCal1.2, whole genome shotgun sequence genome and includes:
- the slc35a1 gene encoding CMP-sialic acid transporter; amino-acid sequence: MNEATMANENVSVIFKVYCLTVMTLVAATYTVALRYTRTISTEELYFSTTAVCIAEVIKLVLSLGMLTKETASLIKLKATLQEHIFCSPKELLKLSVPSVVYAVQNNMAFIALSNLDVAVYQVTYQLKIPCTALCTVLMLNRSLNRLQWFSVFMLCGGVTLVQWKPAEATKVQIEQNPVIGFIAIAVAVLCSGFAGVYFEKVLKSSETSLWVRNIQMYLSGIVITLIGVYMTDGERVMEKGFFFGYTPWVFFVVFLASVGGLYTSVVVKYTDNIMKGFSAAAAIVLSMVASVILFGLQITMTFASGAFFVCISIYLYGLPKQDTSRLTWKDTNLEDKQKLISV